In Haematobia irritans isolate KBUSLIRL chromosome 1, ASM5000362v1, whole genome shotgun sequence, a genomic segment contains:
- the LOC142221818 gene encoding FAST kinase domain-containing protein 4, whose amino-acid sequence MMGLRFYSASATHLFRRAAFAGTNGMRSSSNVTALEAAASSSSSSSAHSGKQSTTAETSTDEGESSKRPKYSLVAAAFENLQKEGATNTSSAAGSASNQSTANNIDERINNAKTINGLLSVSEGNATLTRKQALRIVSILAEWSTMNKVKLNEFENDSRFLKVCRMLGRTVGKNGNGNGGGDGTNSQKRISGFRTDDLNTVLGVAGDDEAAKLIASISLPQMVKVMSTLASRKRRSTPLLRSLAFNISSATEHLDLKQCGDIFFAMATLNFQDSVLAAKVCADIQVALPKNTDKSAVIGSILTSLGILKYRDLDIMESLTQWTIKHIDICRPQDVSALFLSSAILNFKSSNIDALQQKLIKTIVQQDFSKSIDWLNHVWALTMLGMCSNQHLESVLNSTFIEQMQADKTGLSATSKMKLLNINSYAQLVATDYKGSLLAKDSVVYNVPMAHPKGKQVLVNGLLDALKSLLPANNHVNSLVDSKMGFLIDAMCVFDAKRNPLPLDKEHKDAIKVALIVVDYHDICHGTHKSATGITSLSFDLLEKSGYKVIPIPYNEFNTSDKLLKRVQYLESKFKALISSK is encoded by the exons ATGATGGGTCTAAGATTCTACTCTGCTTCGGCTACCCACTTGTTCAGGCGAGCAGCATTTGCTGGAACTAATGGGATGAGATCATCTTCAAATGTTACAGCTTTAGAGGCCGCAGCATCATCGAGTTCTAGTAGCAGTGCTCATAGCGGCAAGCAGTCTACTACGGCAGAAACCTCTACAGACGAGGGGGAATCATCAAAAAGACCAAAGT attctttAGTAGCTGCCGCTTTTGAAAACCTCCAGAAAGAAGGCGCAACTAATACCAGCTCCGCTGCAGGTTCAGCATCAAATCAATCAACGGCAAACAACATTGATGAACGCATTAACAATGCCAAGACCATAAATGGTCTTCTGTCTGTATCCGAAGGCAATGCAACTCTTACTCGTAAACAAGCCTTAAGGATCGTATCAATTTTAGCCGAATGGAGTACAATGAATAAAGTGAAATTGAATGAATTTGAAAATGATTCCCGATTTCTGAAAGTATGTCGTATGCTTGGACGAACTGTGGGTAAAAATGGAAATGGTaatggtggtggtgatggtacTAATTCTCAGAAACGTATATCTGGATTCCGAACTGACGATCTCAATACGGTATTGGGTGTAGCTGGTGATGATGAGGCCGCAAAATTGATTGCCAGTATAAGTTTACCACAAATGGTTAAAGTTATGAGCACTTTAGCTTCGCGAAAACGAAGAAGTACTCCTCTACTACGCTCATTGGCCTTTAATATAAGCAGTGCGACTGAACATTTGGATTTGAAACAATGTGGAGATATATTCTTTGCCATGGCTACATTGAATTTTCAAGATTCTGTTTTAGCAGCTAAAGTATGTGCAGACATTCAGGTTGCTTTACCCAAAAACACAGATAAATCGGCTGTAATTGGATCTATTCTTACGAGTTTGGGTATTCTTAAGTACAGAGATTTGG ATATTATGGAATCTCTTACACAATGGACCATAAAACACATCGATATTTGCCGGCCACAAGACGTTAGTGCTCTCTTTCTTTCTTCAgccatattaaattttaaaagttcCAATATTGATGCTCTACAACAGAAACTTATTAAAACTATAGTACAGCAAGATTTCAGTAAAAGTATCGATTGGCTAAATCATGTGTGGGCATTAACAATGCTTGGCATGTGTAGCAATCAACATTTGGAAAGTGTTCTAAATAGTACATTTATTGAACAAATGCAAGCCGATAAGACGGGTCTGTCAGCTACCTCGAAGATGAAGCTACTCAATATCAATAGTTATGCCCAATTAGTGGCAACTGATTATAAAGGTTCTCTACTAGCCAAAGATAGTGTGGTATATAATGTACCAATGGCCCATCCGAAGGGAAAACAAGTTCTAGTTAATGGTTTGTTAGATGCTTTGAAGAGTTTATTACCTGCCAATAATCATGTGAATAGTTTGGTTGATAGTAAAATGGGATTCCTAATAG ATGCTATGTGTGTATTTGATGCGAAACGTAATCCTTTGCCCCTTGACAAGGAACATAAAGATGCTATCAA AGTGGCGTTAATTGTGGTCGATTATCATGATATATGTCATGGCACCCACAAATCGGCCACAGGTATAACATCGCTAAGCTTTGATCTGCTGGAGAAGAGTGGTTACAAAGTCATACCCATACCATATAATGAATTCAATACCAGCGATAAATTACTGAAGCGAGTGCAGTATTTGGAAAGTAAATTCAAGGCACTCATTAgtagtaaataa